The Candidatus Nezhaarchaeota archaeon DNA window ACATGCTTAGTTGCGAAATCCAAGCCTTAACCCCTCTGTCCTAATGCTCATTGACAGCTTTAAAGTCGTGCGATACCTTGTCTTAAACCTGCTGTACATGCAAGGGCTCTCTCACCAATTAAATTAACCCCACAAACCAGGTATATGTAAACATGATTTATCTTCAGAGCGGCACATCTCTAAGCTCGATGCTAGCTCACGAAGTCCTTGAGGATATGACTATAAATGCAAATTAAACTCATCGTCCTCAACGAAATGTGGAACGCAGGTCACGACGCTAAGATCGGCGATTAACTCCTTCATCAATTTAATTAACTGGGACTTTGTATGCACAATTTAATGCATAGGAAAAAAATGCGCATAAATCCCCTTGGTGTTAGCGAACGTTACCTTGAAATTATTCTCCAAGTGTCCCTATCTAGGAATCTTTCTCCAACCTCCACACCATAGAACTCCTTAAAGAACCTGCTGGCTTCTCTACGCTTACCTCTATCCATCCTGTACACCTTATTTAGCTCGTCGTTAGCCGGTCTCTTTATCTCAAGAGCATCCATTAAGGCGTTAATGAGCTCCTCGCCCCTCTTACTCATCACCAGAACCATGTTCCATCCATCAGGAGCACCGGTAGACCCTACATTGATGTCTGCGTATCTGGACACGAATTCAGGGCACTGCAAGCATGATGGTCTTGTAAGGCTTTCGTACTCTGATAGCGGTAGCTCATAGGACCTGCCTGCCTTATCGTAGACTATGACCTTACCCTTCACATCCACCTTGGCTAGGTCCTCCACTGCAACTCCAACCTTTGGTAAAAGTCTCTCAACCATGGAGTCATAGTCAAGGTTGTGCTTACAGAACAATCCGACTTTGTATGTTACCTTCCTTGAGATGCCGATATCAAACTCCGCTAATCTCTCTATAGCTCTAATTTGGCATGGAAGGCCCACAACCATAACGCTTTTCACTTTATCATATCTACCAAGCTCTATGAGCGATGGTATGTAGAAGTACTTGGACTTAGCGCACTTCAAGACATCCTCAGGCGTGAAGGCTAAAACGGGTTTTGGAATTAACCTGTCTTCAGTTCCAGCTAAAATGACTGCGTCCACGAGCTTTCTCTCAAGAGCTCTCATAGCCATGGTGGTAACAGTTCCACCGTCTTGCGCGATTGACAACACCTTCTCGTCTTTACTCCTTGCATGATATGCACCCATAATCTTGAAATCGTCTAAGTAGAAATCTCTCCTGACCCAAAGAGTTGCTTGGGGGCATACTATCAAGCACCGTGAGCAATCAACACATAGCTTAACATCTCTAGATACCCGGCTTGGCGTTCGAGGATCAAAGTAAACGGCTTTCCAATGGCAGGCAATAACGCATGCTCCACATACCGAGCATATGTTTGCATCTAGAAGTTGATATACGTTCGTAATTGGAAGTTTGGGTCTCCAGCTCATAACTTCTCACTCCTTTGTGCATTTCTTACGCGAAGACAATTTAACCCTTACCCCTTCTGTCTATGAGTTAATGGGCCCCTCATAGCTAAGAACCTTAAGTTCGGGAAGGCTAAGAGACGTTTACCTTGTTCTATTGATGGCTCTGAGCCGAAGATCTTCTTCACAATCCAAACAACCTCGCCCTACGTAATAATTGACGTGCAGGCTTCAACCTCTCCACGAGCAACCCTTAAGAGGAAGTTCTTTGCCCTCTTCGCTTCCTCGACACTCCTACATCGTACACTGTGGAGTATAAGAAGATATTTGAATCAACGTAGAGCAGGCTCCTCCTCGACCTCTTACTCTACTAACCTTTCGAGGTCCACTTTGCTAACGAGCTTTCGCTTAATTGCCGAGCAAAAATCTTCCGCGAACTCCTTAGGACTAACTACTGGCGTTATGACCAGCTCCTCCCTAACATCCATGAAAACTTCGTCGCCAGGTTTTATTCCCACGTACTCCTTCACGATCTTTGGAATCACCATCTGCCTCCTTCTCACAAACTCTCCTTCGGATTCTCATCAAATCTCGAAGTATAACCGGTTATGTTGGTTCTATTAGTTACACGCGCTTACGTTTAAAACTAGTTGGAAGTTATTTTGTAGTCTTCTATCGATATCTACTCGGAGAGGTGAGGTGGGCTACGCCGATTAGGGATGAAGTCTCAAACTGGTTGGCGGAAGCCAGGTCAGATGCGCATCATGCTGAGGCAAGTATTAACATAGGTGACTACAACTGGGCTTGCTTCGCGGCTCAACAAGCAGTTGAGAAAGCTTTGAAAGCTTTAATACTGCACGTCCTAGGTGAGTACCCTAGGGGTCACGACCTGGTCAAGCTCTATCGTAGGATTAAAGGTGCTATAGATGTACAACTTAGCGAAGGAGCTCTAGCTAAGCTATCCGCTTATTACACCATAGCTAGATACCCGAATGCAGGTATGGAGAGACCATCCGAAGAGATTACGAAGGAGAACGCCGAGGAGGCTTTATCAATAGCTAGAGGGGTACTAGATGAGATCACAAAGATTATTCGAGATCCGTAGGGAAGCACTAGAGGCTTTAAGGAGGCTAGCTAAAGAGATTAATGCCACGATCTACTTGTTCGGAAGTTACGCAAGAGGGGATTACACGCTTGAAAGCGACGTCGATGTAATTGTAGTGTGCGAGTGCTTCAAGGGCATGAAGTACATAGATAGAATAGAGTTCGTGAGGATGAAGTTACCGCGAGACATGGGCTTCGACTTAATAGCCCTAACACCTAAAGAACTCAAAGATAAAATGAAGTACTCCTTCTTCAAGGACATATCTAGTTACTGGATTGAGGTTAAGCCATAATGCTATTTAGTCAGAGAGCTAACACGACCTTATCTTGATAGTGGACGACGTGGATGGGTTAAGAAGAGATAGGTGCTTTATTCTACTCGATGTAAGTGTGAAGATGACAATTCGCTATGAATTGGGGCTTAAGAGGAGAGCGAGGTCATCAAGAATAAATCATACTAGCGAAGTACGCAAAATCTCAACGTCGCTAAGAGACTTTGGCTCAGAGACATTACGGGCACTTAACGATGAGACGAAGATAGATCATTCAGTTCGTATTTACTTAAGGAATTCTGTATACTCATTGAGCTTACTGTAACGCATCAAAATAGATTAGTCACATGAAGTTCTAACCGTCAGGATAAGCGGACCCCCAACTTCCGGTGAAGACTTCACTTGAAGTGGGCTCTTTTATGTGCACACGAAGGTCAAAGGCCATAAGTTACTTCATTATCTCAGCGGTGGACACTTGAAGGGTTTAGGAAAGGACTAAAAGGGAGCCAGCAAACATGACTGAGAAGATTAAATGGGCTCACGAAAATCCTCCAAGAGAAGTAGGCAGACCTCACTTATCGACAATGGCCTTCAATCCTCTTCACGCGATTGATCTACGCAAACCAATTTAAAGCTGCTGATCCTATTTCTATGGATTGCGGTCTTAATGAAGTTAGCTATAGCGTATTACTCTAGGACTGGGTATACGGAGCGAGTCGTCAACGAATTAAAGCAAGCTCTCACAAGTGAAAGCTTTACCGTAGACGTATACAAGGTCCTTCCAGTTAAGGAATACTCTAAGCCCCTTCACGTTAACTTAAGGCTCATATACGATACCATCTTTAAGAAGGGGGCGAGCATCAAGTTTGAGCCTAGCAAGCCTAAGCTTAGTGACTACGATCTCGTGGTTGTAGCCTCACCCATATGGATCGGCACGTTGTCTTCACCAATACAAGAGTTTCTGAAGAGACACGCTACCATGTGCCCCCTCCATAATCATCGGCTACGTGGGCTTGGGTGCTCGAAAGCTAGCCATCGCTGAGTCTCACAGCTGGGAGGTAGGAGGAGCCCTTCTCCATACCCAAATTTGGGTATGGCGCCTTTCAATTCCTTCAAGAGCCTCTTAAGGGGTGTTCTAAGCATTATACTTTAGGTTTAGAGGGGCTTGAACGCAGCTTCATTGAACCTAGTAGCGAGGAGAGATTACCCATATCCCCAATTCTCTGGGGATTGAGCTGAGATACTTTGCTCTAGAGATTGCATTAGAGAAGCATCCGATAAGGAGGAGGTTTGAAAGAAGAGAATACTTCGTGACCGACTTAGTGATGGCAGGAAAGATATTGAAAGGAATGAAAGAAATAAGTGAAAAAGTGAGACCTAAGCTCAAAGAGCTTGGAAGGTCCAGAGAAGTAATAGGCAAAAGGAACGGTTGAAGGAGACATACATGACATAGGTAAGGAGATCGTTATATAACAATGGCCGAAGCCGCCGGGCTCAAAGTCCTTGACATAGGAGAAGATGTATCCCACAGAAATTTATTGAAGCAGTAAAGGAGTTCAACCCGACATAGTCGGAATGTCCGATTTACTTACGCTAGCAACCGACTCTATGAAGAGGATGTCGACGCGATAAAGGCCGCCGGTCTTAGAGACAAGGTGAAGATAATAATTGGAGGTGAAAGAGTGGACGAGCATGCCAAGGAATACACTGTTATGAGAAGGAATATGTCAAGGAGGGAGCAGGAGCTAAAAGAAGCAGTGTATGAGAAACAGCTATTTAGTCAATAGTGGAGCCGTTAAGCAGGTAAGCTAATGATGCAAGTCAATCTTGTAGTTACAACAACGAGACTTTTATGCTTTCAAGCCCTGAATGGTCGAAGGGGATAAGGTTGGAACAAGGAACCAGTTAAGAGCCCCGTTTAGTACGAAATCATACTTGAAGTCCCATATTTCTCACATTAAGATGTGCAGTAATTTTTAAATAGTGTTACCTTACTAAGGTTATAGTAACACCATTAGCTTAGTGGTGTACGACCTTGACGTCTACTAAGCAAACATTGAAGGCGAGGTTTATAGTCTTCGTAATTACATTGCTAGCTATTATTTCTCTAAACCCCATTCCTATAATTGCTGCAGAAAACAATAGTAAACCAGTGGTCGTCGCGACAACCACTGTGTTAGCATCAGTTGTTGAAGACTTAGCCGGCGATAAAGTCGTAATTGAGTACATAGTTTTACCTAGTGTTTGCCCAGCACATCATGATATCAAGCCAAGCGATATTGAGAAGCTGAGATTAGCTTCGCTCATTTTAGCTCATGGAGTGGAGCCATGGCTCGACAAGCTATTAGAGGCAAGTGGCTCTCAAGCTCCTGTGGCTTGGATCAAAGGTTCTTGGAATACCCCTAGTGCTGCAAAGAGTCTCTATACTAATGTTGCTCAAGCTTTAAAAACTCATTTGGGCTTGGACGTGGAAGCAGCACTGAATAGATGCCTGAAAATAATAGATGATGTAGATCGGAGGTTGAGGCGGCTATCTGAAGATTATAATTTCAAAGAAGCACCGGTAGTCGTCATGGTATGGCAGAGACCATTTATTGAATACTTAGGCTTCAAGGTCGTAGCCTCCTACAACCCTCCTGAAAAAGTATCATTAAAGGAATACGAAGAGGTGTTAAGGAATGCAAGTGAACATAGAGCCCTTTTAGTGATAGATAACGTACCTAGTGGTGTTGAGCTTGGCTTGGGGATAGCTAGTAAAGTGGGGGCTGTCCACGTAGCTCTGCACAACTTTCCAAGAGCTGTACGTGAAGCTAATAACTTGACGGCTATGATGCTTTACAACGCCGAGCTTCTAGGGATGGCTTTAAACGAAGCGAGGAACGCAAGAACTTTAGAGACTCTAATAACAGAGAACTTAAGCTTAAGAAGCTCACTTGATAGCCTAACCGTTTACTTAGGCTCTTCGATAATCGTCAATGCTATCTTGGCCTTAGCCCTAGCCGTAAGCCTAATCAAGCTTAGGAGGTTCACTAAGTGAACTGGGGACTCTCATTAGAGGAGGCGATAAGGTTTCACGGTCACTTGGGCCCCTGGTTGGTCATAGGCTATAGATGCGGCGAGCTAGCTAGAAGGATTCTTAAGCCTAATGATCACCACGACTTGATATGCATCATTAAGATCCCAGCGAAGACCCCCTTTGCGTGTAGCATTGATGGTGTTCAAGCTTCAACATCATGCACTGCAGGCAAGATGAATATACGAGTAGAGGAAAGTGATGACTTCGAGTACATCTTCACCAAGCATTCAAGTGGCGAGACCATTAAGTTAAAGGTTAGGAAAGAGATTGTGGATAAGCTTACATCTACTCTCTCATTAGAGGAAGCAGCCAAAAAGATTATGGAGCTCGACCTATGGAGCTTATTCGAGTTGAGCTGAAGGACGTCTACGTCACATACAAGGATCCCAATAGATCCGCTCTATCAGGGATTAGCCTTTCAATAAGTGATCCAGGGCTCGTGTTAATCACTGGTCCCAATGGCTCTGGAAAGACAACGCTCCTAGAGACCTGTTTGGGGCTTCTCAAGCCATTCAAAGGCACAGCCAGGCTTCTTGGAGTTCCAACAACCAGCAGTAAAATACGTGAAGTTCGCAAGCTTTGCGGCTACTTACCTCAAAACTTCATGAGGCCTCCATACGAAGCACATACTGTTAGGCAGGTGATAGCGCTTGGCCTAGCTTCAATTAATGGACCTCTAAAACCGCTAACCGTCAAGGAGTGGGATAAGGTTAGGTACGTAAGCAAGCTTCTTGAGATTGAACACCTCCTCGAAGAGCCTATAGGTAGGCTTAGTGGAGGGCAACAACAAAGGGTCTTCTTAGCCAGGGCCCTCGTTAGAGACCCCCTCATCTTATTTCTAGACGAACCCCTCTCAAACATAGACTCTGAAGGTAGGGGGCAGGTCCTAGACGTTCTCCATAATTATGTGGAGTCCAGGAAGGCTACGATAATGGTGGTCTCGCACTTCGTTGATCCTAAGCTCAAGGGGCTAGCAACACTTACAGTCACGTTGATTGATGGAAGGGTTGTAAGCTTAACCAGTCGGTGCTAAACCATGTTTTGGCCGGTAATGATCACCATAGCCCTCGGAAGTGTACTACTTTCAGGGACGGGCTACTATACTTCAAAGCTAGGCTTAAGCACAATAGCTTTCGGTGCAGCTCATGCTGCACTAGCTGGCGCAGCTATAGCCTATGTCACCAATCTTAATCCAACGATCCTATCGCTTGCATTAGCAACCCTATTGGGAGCAATATTAAGTATTGTGGCTCGTAGGGCTAGCAACGAGTTGGTCAACAATGTCATAATGACTGCTTTCTCAGCGTTCAATGCTCTAGCCCTACTATCCATATACTTAAGCAACACCGTCGTTCTAGCAACAGTGGGTGTAGGAGCCCTCTTATGGGGGAGCCCTCTAGCGGTAACCCCTAATAGATTTCTAGTGATAGTAGCTCTACTTGCAACCTTTTTCTCTTACACCTCACTCTTTAGGCTCCAACTTCACTCAATAATCTTCGATAGGAGATTAGCTGAAGCAGAAGGGATCAGGGTAGACTTATTCACGCTCATAACGCTGGTATTCCTCTGCTTTTCCCTAGCCGTAATGTTGGAAGTCGTTGGGGGCTTCATGACCTTTACACTCCTCTACGTACCCAATGCTTTAGCAACCACAATAACCTCGAAAGCCTTAATTCAACTTGTAACATCAAGTATCTATGGCCTTGTGGCATCTCTCTTAGGGGCGTTACTAAGCTTCACACTTGACTTACCCATAGGAGCCACCATAGCCTTAACCATCTCAATGCTAACACTACCAATTTACGCTTACAAGATTCTACTACAACACTTAAAGAATCTTAAAGCTTGAGCAAGTAATAGGATCATCACTAAGAGTGCTAATCAATCAGCTCTAAGTATGTTGTTGCCATGTTGCTGTCGGAGCTAAAGCTGTTGACTTAGCCGTAAGTGTTACGGTGCCTACCCGGTTAAATTTCAAAGTCAAGCGATTTGCAACATTGAGCGTTGCACATTTCCAACTTTAGAGCTCGTGGCTCCTCAAGGTTTCTCAGTCCTCAATTTCAAGGTTATAAGCAGGGCTCTCACTCTGATAATGTTTTAAGCGTCTCAGCCTCAAGATCTTAATGATGTAGCAAGATCATCTCCGGTGATGGCGTGGAGAGGTTTATTAGAACTACTGGCGGTTCCTCCGGTGATAACTAGTGGTTTTTAAGAAGACCATGCTTGCCATTTTAGCCTTATATCTCATTACGTTCCTTCATGGCTCAAGCTATGCCATCACTTCTCAAGAGTCTTACTCGGATGGATCTGAGAAGTCCTTCTGGTCTTTCGGAGTTCCAAGGGTCCTAGACTGGAGTGATTACGGGTTGGCTGTTGGGACGAGTACAGGTCACCTACTCGTATATGACCATCATGGCTCCTTAAGGTGGGAGCGAAGGTTAAACTATACTAGCACATGGGACGTATCGTGGAGTGATAGTGGTGAATTAGCAGTTGTAAGCCTTGGACCTCCGGGTGTCCTCTATGTCTTTAATCATGACGGCGCTTTGCTCTGGAGCATGGAGTCCGAGCATCAAGCAAACTCAGTAGCGTGGAGCGGAGATATGATTGCTGTTGGAGCAGATAGCCTAATGGTCTTCGACAAAAGCGGGAAGCTACTATGGAGTAAGGGCGGCGACACCTTAGCTGTGTCCTGGTGTGGCAATCATCTTGCAGCAATTATGTGTTTAGGAGGTCCAGAGGGTACGTGGGGCGTCTACGTATTCGACAAGGAAGGCGGCGTATTGTGGGGTCTCCACGGTTTCTTGGACAAAATTTCGTGGAGCAGCAAGGGGGACTTAGCGATTCTCGAAACTTCTGATGGAGTGGTGTACGTCTTTAATCATTATGGAAGCTTGAAGTGGTCGAAGTACGTGAAGGAAGTAGAACCATCTTCTCTAATGTGGCTGGGCGACTTGCTAGCTGTAGGAGGTAGAGGCGGCGTTGTGGTCTTCGATGAAAGAGGTGAAGTTGCATGGAAGTACGAGCTCGAATACTGTGTACAAGCCATATCTTCATACGGAGACTTCCTCTTAGGAGTTGGATTGGATAGCGGGAACTTCACGCTACTCGATTCTCGGGGAAATATGCTATGGAGCTACTGGACCTGCGGCTACGTTTGGGCCATTAAGTTCTATAGTGACAAGATAGCAATCGCTAGCAGCGACGGCTACGTCCACGTACTAGATGGAAGTGGTACTCTGCTATGGAAAAGGAAGTTAGGCTTCCACGTGGAGGCAGTCGCTTTGCATCGAGGCCTAGTGGCTGTTGGCGGCTGGGACTCCAATGTTTTCGTGCTAGACTTAGAGGGGAGCGTGAAGTGGAGTGGTGAGACTGGATGGGTTGCTCACCTTGCTTGGTATGAAGACCTCCTAGCAGTCGGAGGTTATAGCGACCTATACGTCTTCGATGAGGAGGGTAATTTAAAGTGGAGCTTTAGTTTAGGCAAGGTCCGCTCCCTCTCGTGGAGTAGTAGTGGCCTCTTAGCAGTGGGCCTCAGCAACGGGCTTTGCGTATTCACTAAGGATGGAACCATACTTTGGAGCTATAAGACACCTGAGTGGGTCATCTCACTATCGTGGTCTGGCTCCCTCTTAGCCGTTGGCGTTGCTGGCGAGGGCGTCTTCGTGCTCGACGAGCAAGGAGACTTAAAGTGGTTCTTTAAGAGCACCGAGAGAAATGCCACGATACCTTGGCGCGTATCAGTTTCATGGTGGGGGGATGTGCTTATAGTCGTCACTGACAAGACTTACGCCCTAGATAAACAGGGGAACGTCTTGTGGTCTAGGGAGGTTTACGGGACAGTGATAGCACCTGGAAAGGACTTCGTGGCTTTCGGTGGAGTTATGGGAATTTACGTGCTCGACGAAGATGGCGAGTTAGAGTGGTCATACACACCACCCGAGTCTATTAAGCCGAAAGAATACTACACGAAGCCCTACCCACAATACGTGTACTGCCTCAGCTGGATGGGCAACTGCCTCGTTGCTGGGGACTGGCTTGGGCTAGTCCTTCTATTTAATGAAACCGGTGACTTAATGTGGAGTTACTGTATGGGATCCGCTACCTTCTCAGTCTCAGCATCAGTTGAGAATAGTACGATAACGATTGGAGGAGATGGAGGTTTACTAATCAAGAAGATCCCCTTAATATCTGAGCCCAAGAAGATGCTTCTAAAACTTCCAGTGCCCTACGATAAGTTCAACTTAGCATACATTAACAAGACCCTCCTATACATGAACGGAAGCACAACCATAATTCCACCTCAATACCTGTGCTCTCCAGGATTCACGGTAAGCAATGAGAGTGCCTACGCCTTCTTGGAAGCTACGCTGAGCTCCTCTGCACCCATCCAGCTCACTCTCATGACCGAGAGTGAGCTCAAAGAGTTTACTAGAACAAGGTCTATAGGCTCCAAGCTCACGTGGACTGGCAAGGAGATTAACGCTAGCGTTCAACTGGATCCAGGAACGTACTTCCTTGTCTTACGCTCAACAGAGCAAGCAGAGGTAAGCTACTTCATTAAGGCTTACGAGAGCTCCCTACCATCATTCGAGGAAGCGAGAGTCTACCTGCCTATAGGGATAGTCGACTACGGCGTTACATCATTGCCTGAGGGGAGGATTGGATACAGCTACGAGTATGTAGAGACTTGGGGTCTAGCTGAGATACGTGAGTTATACGCGACCAGACCCTTCGACGATGACGAGATGAAGCATTGTCTCACACTTCAGCTAAACGCCTTCTTACACGTAAAGGCCGAAAACGGTTGGCAGGTCTACTGGGTTCAAAACATAGTTATCTTAGATACTGAGACCAAGCGGCTAAGGTTATTGAACAATTTGTGGAATGCCACCACGTATCCCATCTCGACGTTGAACAGGCAGCTGGTTAAGGGTAATGGTAGCATAGCTAAAGAGATGAGGGCTGGCGACTACTACTTCTACATTGTTGAGAGGTGGATGGATTATAGCTACCCTCTAACGATCCTTCTTCACTTATCAGTAAAGATGGAGGATGGCACAGTAAGATTGGAGTTTGGCAAGTCAATTGCTAGTGAGCCCGTGGAGCTCTACGATACTGTTCTTCTCCACGTTAACTCTAACACTGCTTGCTTTAAGGTTGATCCAACGACATACCCCTTAAGCGACTTGGAGTTAGTATTAGCTGGACCATCTGGAGTGAAGCCGAAGACCGTGGTTGAGAGGATTGACGCCAACTTAAAGCTGCTTGTCAACATTAACGGGGAGTTGATCCCTATTCCCACGGCTTATAGCCACGGCTACATCACGCATGAGAGAGTTAAGGGGGTCCATGCAAGCTACTGCGGAGACTACGTGGTTCGTCTAAGCTCTGGTAAAGCCACGCCCACCCAAGTCTACTATTCCACTAAAACCCTACCATCCATGCAGCTACTATGGATACGCGATCCACTAGACATCTTCAGTGGAGTGAAGCTCATCGAGGTGGGAAGGGGTCTTGAGGTACCAATAGGTTATCTAATCGATCTAGGTAATAGAACCCGCTTGATCTTGAAAAGCTACGAGTACACTTCAAAGAATGAAGTAACGCTAAACTGGGGTAAACAGTACCACATCTCCGCTACTTCCGATTATGGGGTTGTAGAGGGCATTGGCTGGTACGATGAGGGTGATGAGGCGAGAATAACAATCTCCCCAATAAAGTTCGAAGAGGACTCCAAGACCTACAAGTTCAAGGGGTGGGAGGAGAACGGAACCTTAGTGAGCGCATCGCCTACATACGTATTCAAGGTGCAGTTTCCCACAACACTGAAAGCTAAATGGACAGTTGAGGGACTAGCCATCTCAACGGAATTACTTATCAACATAATAATTGGAGCTCTAATAGCTCTAATAGCAATCACCATAACGTTTGTAATAATGTTAACGCGTAGAGGAGGAGCGCTGAGCCATTAATATCCAACTATGATGGATGGAGAGACCTATCCGATATTGCCTAATGCAGCCTTAGAGTAAGAGGGGAGGGCCAAGGCGAAGAGGAAGAAACGCTGACTTGAAAGTACTGGCGCCAAGTAAGAGACAGTAGACGAGTTGATGACCAATGAGCTTGATAAGCTGTTGAATAGCCAAGGTAAAGTTGCAAGGTTTCTCTTTCATCTTCATAAATGGAGTCACGAAGAGTTGGTCGTTTGAGAGGCTAAGAAAAGTGGTGTACGTTATTATCCTCTACAAGAGGGTGATGTAAAGGGTTTAGAACTTTTAAGCATACTGAAAATCTTTGGAATGCCACCTCATGGTGCTGGTCTTGGTGCGCTAAGAAGCCTTATAAGGTGTGAAGTAGGTTGTTCATTATAGGTGGGTTGTAGTGAGCTACAATTATGGTACAAGCACCTTCCCTTTAGTAGCTCTTCTAGTGAACGTTACGATAGTTAGTGGGATAATAGTGCGCATCAGCCACTTATACGGTGTAAGCGCGGAGACCTACGCTTACTATGGCTGGGCTCTAGGAACTGCCATTATCGTGCTCCTGTGCATAAATGCACTATACGCTTTCACGGGCTATGCTGTAATTACTGGAAGGAAGCTCTCCAAGCAACTCATCATCAGCACAACTATAACTCAGATAGTCTTGCTAATAGCAGTCACAGCCATAACTATGGATCCCTTAATGTTCTTGGGGCTTGCACCCTCAATAGCATCGACTATTGCTGTTATAGCATCAATGTACCGTGTCACGTCTACGACGTAGATGGTAAGATCGAAACATTTTATTATCGAATAATCGGTTTATACATTTGTTTAAGCTTATTAACCCCTTATTCTATGGAAGTGGAGGAAAGTTTCATGAAGGAGCTTTATGAGAGCAGGAAAGTTGTTCTTGCTATAAGTGCAACAATCCATATCATAGGTGCAGCTGTGCTTATCGTGTTGACGTCTCAGTCGATCTTCCTCCTCGTTACTATACTCTCAATCACTGAGCTTAAGAACCCGCTCGTAAGTGAGAAGGCAATAGATAGCAGTCTCCTATACTCTGGAGACCTGCATTCCTTGCTACTGCTCTCCTCAATACTTGTCCTCCCAATGAGTTACGTAATGATAAGAAAACGAGTAGCACTTCGCAGTCAAGCAAAGCTCTATTTGTATAGCTCAATAATCATGCTGATAGCCATGATGTCCATGTTTGTAACAGCACATGCATTCGGGTTAGAGGTAATACGTTCAATATCTGGTTGCGAAAGTATCAAAGAGTATTCTGTGAGGATGAGCTTTTTGGTTATTGAATTTATGTGGCGTTGCCGATAAATTATGGTGCATATTCTTCCATATCTTAACTCAACTACATTTTGCTTCCCGAAAATAATTCATTCTTATTGCGTGGAATCCACACGTTTACCGTTCCATTCCATCACTTTGCATATGTGACTAGTGTACAGTGAAGTCTCTCACTAACCTAATGTGGTTCGTGTTTTAATGGAATTAGTGAAATCTAGACATTTACGAGACGCCCTTCCCCATTTAATTATTGGCCCTTCCCATACCGATTACAGTACTATATGCTACAAAACAATATGAAATAAAAGGTGAAGAGTTGTTATTAAGTGCTATTATCCTAAGCTATACTATCGTCATGCTCTTTCAATGCCTAAAG harbors:
- a CDS encoding thermopsin family protease, with the protein product MVFKKTMLAILALYLITFLHGSSYAITSQESYSDGSEKSFWSFGVPRVLDWSDYGLAVGTSTGHLLVYDHHGSLRWERRLNYTSTWDVSWSDSGELAVVSLGPPGVLYVFNHDGALLWSMESEHQANSVAWSGDMIAVGADSLMVFDKSGKLLWSKGGDTLAVSWCGNHLAAIMCLGGPEGTWGVYVFDKEGGVLWGLHGFLDKISWSSKGDLAILETSDGVVYVFNHYGSLKWSKYVKEVEPSSLMWLGDLLAVGGRGGVVVFDERGEVAWKYELEYCVQAISSYGDFLLGVGLDSGNFTLLDSRGNMLWSYWTCGYVWAIKFYSDKIAIASSDGYVHVLDGSGTLLWKRKLGFHVEAVALHRGLVAVGGWDSNVFVLDLEGSVKWSGETGWVAHLAWYEDLLAVGGYSDLYVFDEEGNLKWSFSLGKVRSLSWSSSGLLAVGLSNGLCVFTKDGTILWSYKTPEWVISLSWSGSLLAVGVAGEGVFVLDEQGDLKWFFKSTERNATIPWRVSVSWWGDVLIVVTDKTYALDKQGNVLWSREVYGTVIAPGKDFVAFGGVMGIYVLDEDGELEWSYTPPESIKPKEYYTKPYPQYVYCLSWMGNCLVAGDWLGLVLLFNETGDLMWSYCMGSATFSVSASVENSTITIGGDGGLLIKKIPLISEPKKMLLKLPVPYDKFNLAYINKTLLYMNGSTTIIPPQYLCSPGFTVSNESAYAFLEATLSSSAPIQLTLMTESELKEFTRTRSIGSKLTWTGKEINASVQLDPGTYFLVLRSTEQAEVSYFIKAYESSLPSFEEARVYLPIGIVDYGVTSLPEGRIGYSYEYVETWGLAEIRELYATRPFDDDEMKHCLTLQLNAFLHVKAENGWQVYWVQNIVILDTETKRLRLLNNLWNATTYPISTLNRQLVKGNGSIAKEMRAGDYYFYIVERWMDYSYPLTILLHLSVKMEDGTVRLEFGKSIASEPVELYDTVLLHVNSNTACFKVDPTTYPLSDLELVLAGPSGVKPKTVVERIDANLKLLVNINGELIPIPTAYSHGYITHERVKGVHASYCGDYVVRLSSGKATPTQVYYSTKTLPSMQLLWIRDPLDIFSGVKLIEVGRGLEVPIGYLIDLGNRTRLILKSYEYTSKNEVTLNWGKQYHISATSDYGVVEGIGWYDEGDEARITISPIKFEEDSKTYKFKGWEENGTLVSASPTYVFKVQFPTTLKAKWTVEGLAISTELLINIIIGALIALIAITITFVIMLTRRGGALSH